From Vigna angularis cultivar LongXiaoDou No.4 chromosome 11, ASM1680809v1, whole genome shotgun sequence:
TTGgggtttgtttcttttttttggcTCATGTTCGTGTCATCATCGTTTCTCTTCTCTTATGTGTTTATGGTCAGTGCAGCCTTTTTCCTTTTTCGGTTTCGGAAGTGAACACCCATTGGTTTGTAATTTGTTCCATCTGTGATTTGATGTCTGGTGGCGTGGATCTTTTCTACCACCCGCGCTGTTGACATGATTTGCATGATTTTTGCTTCTagcctcttttttcttttttactttccTGATTTGTATCTGCTTGAGATCtgctaaatttgatttaaaagcTATCCATCGATGGCAAAGAACCAGAGACAGAGAAAGGGTTACCTTCCTGCTCTATGTGCTTATCTGTTTGTGTTGGGTTACAATTTTACTGGGTTTAGTTTCCAGCAATGATTATCagtaaaacattaaatgttGAAGCTTTTGTCATAAAAAAAGATAATCTCGCTTTCTTACCTTTTGAACTTCAATGGAGTTTATTTTTTTGCTTGTTTTCCCTTTtcgttttaattaattacagtTTCATGCATATTGTCAGATTTTGGATTTTGTATGAGCTGACCTCAGTCTTTTTGTCTGAATATATGGAATTGGTATCtttgtttatttctttcaaCAACGTACTTTCATCAGGACCCACTCGAGTTTTCTTTTGCCGAGGCTAAACACCAAACTTTATCACACCTTTACGTGATTTTGTTCGCCCACAACCTGTTTCTCTCACCATCTTTATCATGTTTCTGGTTTCAGTTACCTGGCAGGACcgacaatgaaataaaaaacttttgGAACACCAGAATGAAAAGGCGTCAGAGAGCAGGGTTACCCATTTATCCTCCTGAGCTGCATGCAGAAGCCACTGCATTCAATCTACAACACCGCTACTTGGAAGACATACCTCATTCATCATTTGCTTTACTCCTATCTTCTTGTTACCCCAAGAAGCTCGATGACCCTAGCCAAACCAACGGTTTCAATGCCAATCCGCTGCAAAACCATCCTGATTCTGCCAACTTTTACATTAATCCATGCCTGAAGCACTTCAAGTTTTCCAATGACAATGGTGGAAGTACAAATCTTGCTTTGCCATTATCTCCTCTTTCTCAATATGGATCATCATCATCCACCCTTCTTAACCACAGTTTTGGTGATCATGGCATTATATCAGGGTCCCCATATGAATCCTTTCCTTTGGTATCAGGGTCCACCCCTGACATCTCTTCCAACCAAACACCAACCCCTGCTTCATCCTATGCTAGTGGTGTTGATGGCCTGATGGGATCTTCCACCATggctaataataataataataacaatgacTACTATGAAGTTGCACCGTTGTCTCCTCCAGGAAACAGTGGACTGCTGGATGCTCTAGTGATGGAGGCTCAAGGACTTTCTCACAATAACAAGTCCAAGAATGAGGAGGACCCGACCCTTGCTGGAAAACTATCTTGTAAGAGAAAGAACATGGAATATGCGGATGAGGGACGCACTGAGCCTATGGTGTCAGCCATGAAGAAGAACAGTAGCAACTGTACTACTACTGAAAACCAGAGGGATGATGATAATAGCTTCTCTCAATTGTCAAAAGGTGAAACTTTTTCACTCTTGTGGCTGTTTCATATACTTTTTCACCTCAATTGTCAGGAGATTTATTAACAAAGCTGTAAtgatgtgttaaattttgatgatTTGGATGTGTAATATGCAGGGAAGAAAGTGATGAGAGAGGATCCGATGGAAGAGATGAATTCGATGGACGATGATTTGTTTAGTCTGCTGAATCAGTTTCCCTTAGAAACGCCAATGCCTGAGTGGTACCGTAGAGGGGAGAGTCAGTCATTGGGACTTGAAAATCAGCCGAATGCTTCACCACCTGACCCCGCTGATCAAGAGTATGCTTGGACTCTAGGAACTTGCTGGAACAACATGCCCAGCATATGCTAAATATAGCTTCTCGACAAAAATCTATGTCTTCTGTAATCATTACAGAACCAATTTAAAATCTCATTGTGAAGTAGATGTATGCAAATTAAACCCATATGGTATGTGTTAGAATTTAGAGATATTGAGTTAGCTAGCTAGGCTCATTATGCACCATGCCACACCCATATTCCATCTTCCTTATTTCATATTCCATATCTTTTCCTTCCTCTCTCAGAAACAATGGCTTGGTGTGAGAGTTAGACTTCAAAtgtttctttgtttgtttgtttccaTTTGTAGTTAATTTTAGTTCTTCCTTGTGCAATTAGAGAAACAGTGCTGCAAAGGTTGCATCTCGATCGTTTAATTAGCATCCTATAGAATTAATGTTTGTGTACTTATGTGTGTTATCATATGCTTTATTAGACTTTCCGAAACCAAGTTTCATGGAACTGTAGCTGATTTACAATACCATTAAGTTGGTTCGTAACAGTATCTCCTTGCCCTAACGTAAATAATGCTGTAGTAATCTGTTCCTAGGTTGATAATGATCTGATGAATTATGACTAATAATTTATTCATCATTTGTCAGGTATATACGTGATTTCCAAATGTACTGCATAGGAATACTATATTATGATTCCTTTCGTTTGTGCAGCTAAACTGATATGGCTCTTAATTATAGGTGAAACTAATAATTGAGGTTACTAAGACTAGtctcaaaaaagaaaaatagttctaAAGCGTGTTCAATCGCATTTCCTTATTAGTATATAATTTGGTATAAATAAATGTGAGtaaacctagatgaattacttTTTCACTGttactatttatatatatatatatatatttctctatatctaatttaattagttttatcaCAATTAACTTGAAAAAAGTCGTTGTTAATtagtgataatattttttagtgaCACTGTTACTCATATGGATTAATGTGCTAATTGAAATGGAAGAGACAAAAtcatattagtttttaaaaataagggATTAAATTGCAACATTTGAATTaaggaattaaatttaatcatttttaatagtgagacaacaattaaatataataaatcaacAAACCAGAAAAAGATATTTAAGATATAAAGCTTTTATAGTTATGTTATAGTTAATTTTCTctgaaacaatttttattatatttattttgggTTGAAGGAATTTAACGTgattttttgaataatattataatcgttattattaataataaaataaattaaagtaaaaaataatgtcTCACGCTAGGCATAGAGGAATCCCGGTTAATTAGTTTATAACTTATTATTTcatcttgtttttctttgtggcTGTAAATTACCAAAAAAGAAGTGAAGGAGATCACCTGTCTTAATTACTAATCTATATGTTTCTTCAAAAATTCATCATTAATATCTCATCTAGTGACAAAACATCAatgcaaaaaggaaaaaatgttgAATTTAAATTGTGGGCTTTCATGTATAATTagcattaaattattaattattattaatgataaaaatattgatgtaatatatttaatgagaatataaaaaattagtttaaaaatattaaaaagtaactATTAATAAAACATGTGCagctaattgaaaaaaaaatgtttattcatagtttaaaagttaaaaggTATAAATGACATTTTGAcaatttttaaatgaatgaaATCTAATTAAACGTattggaaattttatttatttcaaaatttaaatatttagtggAAACAAAAACGGTATCTTTAATCTAAGGTACTCGTAatttggtaaaagaaataaataaaggatTTGAAAACACAGTTTTGTCATAGTTGATTTAAATATTTGGTTAAATAGGTTTACCGGACTTAAATTTAAactcataattataatttttattaaactttaaaaataaataaacattgtTATTTTAACTACTCAAtgatattaatttgttttttgtgttaattaacacttaaatttaaatattatcaaataatattgtaaatagTTTAAACgtcaacttaaaaattatatctatttacatttttaaagtttaaagattaaattgtatcaaaattttaaaagaaaaatgataaatttaatttttttgtattaaaatttaagaattaaaagtatattatattttttaaatattaataaagataGATAAGTATGTGTAGACATAATTGTCTtatctataataatattattatataaaagaaaattcatttttttgtgtacacactgtttttcttttcaatttatcGTTTAATATGTTACAATTTACCAATTTTATCTTGAGGGtgaatgtttttaaatttaactgtttttctttttaaattcaaccCTTTTTTacgtttaaatattttttaaaactaagataaccatttataataaattattaatgaacAAAAAGTTTCTACAacaagattataaaaaatatttatatttactttaataattatatctctattattttttttatcattagaAATGTGAAGAAGCATGCAGTGAATGTGTTTTTTCTggttaaaatgaataaaaaattgttttttttaaataaaaatagagggacacagaataaaagaaaaaatctgCTAAGCTTATTAAATAAACACTTTTGTTAAAAAACACAAACCAACTCATCTAAAGTCTGCTTAATTGTTAtcgaatgattttttttctataagaaACGACTGTGTAAAACTTACAAGTTTTTCTCCATAAATTATTCtcaatgtaaatattaaaataaattacagaaCATATATCGAttatataatagttatttttagaAATTCTATTAATCACATACATAATAACTGAagtgataaaatatataaataactgatgtgataaaataaaataaataaattgtacacGTCTTTTCTACTCAACACCAAGAAAACAATTCTTGTGTTCACATAACACCGcctaaaattaagaaaagaaacgTTAATAATACATTCTTtgttattaactaaaatttattgaaaagttATATTTTCTATATGTAACTTATGATTTAACGAATACTTTTTaccttttaataaattatagcATGATAAAAATGTACTAAAAGTGCATCGAGGTTCCgcatgataaataaatttttaccttttatgtatatatattaatttgaataaaaatattattagaaaaacaataCACAAACAAACATGACTATATTTTGAAGTAATAATCTGTAATTATTTGAAATGGATGaatagtatttaaaatattttttaatgtagcagtaaaaattttaatgttcaaaatattattattataataaatataattgacCTTTAAAGTAGTATGAAAACCAAATTATTTCTTAATCGAGGCATGTAATTACATGTCTCCATATTTTTTGAGCGTCTTCTAAGttttctaaagaaaaaatattctcCTTTTTTACATTAGTCTGAGagtttcatattatattttaagaatacaTGATGTTTCATGTGTCTCGCCGCTTGTAGTTGGTATCAACGTCGCCCACTATCTAttcttgtattatttttgtatggtGTCTGGATGTTCATGTCATGGTTGGGACAAATTTTTAGTAAATAATAGATCAGAACAATATTAATgcaatgttatatatatttgaaagtgatattttatagttttatttataaatttttacttttttgttagtttaatCACGGtttaaatatatcttaattGACATTATCAGATTAATTCGTTATTATCATTGTTAATATAATCAGTATGCAATCAATTAATCATATTGTTCGGTTAAGGTGATAGGTAACGGATGATGTCTAAGAGATCGGTACATGATGACTGGCAGAAAAAATTTGGCTTAGAGTGGTTGATCAAGAGAAACTCGGCTAAGAAGAGTTCGACTCATGATAACCACTTAAGAGGATCTGGATTTAAGATGTCaacagttttaaaatttaaacggtttaattaataattgattgtTCAAGATTAAACAATAAAACATAATGTACATACGACaactaatataaaagaaatatttattaatattaaatataaatatttattattattaaatatagatGAAAGAGTTGTtctaatctttaaaaaataaaagaatgaaattttttttaacttagtaTTTATAGCTACTAAACCATATATTCTTAATGACAATCACTATATTTACCAATTCAACATAGATATTTTGAATTAgagaaaacataaaacaatatatagaTTAAATTACGTTTTTAAGTTTTAGAATTAGTAGTTCGTTCTTATACACTTAAACACCctagagaaaaggttgagaagAATGAAGGAAGTGAATAAGGGTTTAaaggtttcttgtttttttatttattttgaaaataaaaattatttaaatactctTGAACTtaaaaacttagaatccataatatctCAGACTACTTtcgtctactaaaacccggtaaaCATTGTTAAAAtaccaactaaaaaaagaaCGTACACAATAACATATTAAACAAGTATATAGAAAAGAAATCTTGAATAAAATAGCAACAAAAATTTGCGTTTGACAATCTATGGTTGAGTCAAATTTTTAATGTGGTTGGATGAtatctatataatatattttgataataaagtTAGTAAATAATAGATCaggaaaatattaatgaaatgttatatatatttgaaagtaatattttattgttttatctatagTGGTTGTTATAAATTGTactttttttgttagtttaatAACGGTTCAAATAGACCTTAATTTCGATATTATCAGGTTAAtttgtcattattatttttaatataatcattATACAATCTATTAATCATATTGTTTAGTTAAGGTGATAGGTCACCAATGATGTCTAAGAGATCGGTACAGGATGACTGGCAGAAAGACTCATAATAACCACCTAAGAGGATCTGGATTTAAAATGtcaacaattttgaaatttaaacggtttatttaataattgattGTTCAAGATTAAACGATAAAACATAATGTACATACTACaactaatataaaagaaatatttattaatattaaatataaatatttattattattaaatatagatGAAAGAGTTGTTCTAatctttaagaaataaaagaatgaaattttttttaacttagtaTTTATAGCTACTAAGTCGGTTAAGAAGAGTTCAACTCATAATAACCAGCTAAAAGGATCTCGATTTAAGATGtcaattgttttgaaatttaaaccgtttaattaataattgattattcaacATTAACTCATAAAACATAATGTACATACGACaactaatataaaagaaatatttattaatattaaatataaatatttattaatattacatataGATGAAAGAGTTGTtctaatatttaagaaataaaagaatgaaaagattTTAACTTAGTATTTATatctattaaataatatattcttaatGACAATCACTGTATTTACGAATTCAAGATAGatattttgaattagaaaaaacataaaacaatatatagattaaatttcacttttaaattttagaattagtagTTAATCTTCGTTCTTATACACTTAAACACcctaaaaaaatgtttgagagAAATGAGGGATGTGAGCAAAGATTTGgagatttcttgttttttttttaaatcttgagaataaaaattattcaaatactctTCACCTTAAAAACTTAGAATCTATAATATATTAGAGTATTTTCATTTACTAAACCcgatacacattactaaaatgtaccaactgaaaaaagaaTATACGCAAGttagcaatatatatatatatatatatatatatatatatatatatatgtatatatatatatgtatatatatatatatgtatatatatatatatatgtatatatatatatatatatgtatatatatatatatatgtatatatatatatatatactatagatatatatacatatatatatatatatatatatatatatatacatatatctatatatatatatctatatatataataaaatattaaaacactatatagaaaaaaaaaatcttgaataaaattgcaaaaaaaatttGCATTTGACAATTTATTGTTGGGTCAAATTTTTAGTGTGGTTGGATGATATCtatatgatatattttgatACTAAAGTTAGTAAATAATAGATCAGAATATTATTAATGGAATGTTAtttgaaattgatattttatagttttatttatagtagttgttataaatttttcatcaggtaaattcatcattatcattgTTAATATAATCATTATgcaattaattaatcatattgTTCGGTTAGGGTAATAGGTCAAGAATGATGTCTAAGAGGTTGGTACAGGATGACTGGCAGAAAAAGTTTGGCTTAGAGTGGTTGATCAAGAGAAACTCGGCTAAGAAGAGTTCGACTTATAATTACCAGCTAAAAGGATCTCGATTTAAGATgtcaataattttgaaatttaaaccgtttaattaataattgattgtTCAAGATTAAACGATAAAACATAATGTACATACGACaactaatataaaagaaatatttattaatattaaatataaatatttattattattaaatataaatatttattattattaaatataaatatttattattattaaatatagatGAAAGAGTTGTTCTAatctttaagaaataaaagaatgaaaaaaatttaacttagtATTTATAGCTACTAAACGATATATTCTTAATAACAATCACGGTATCTACCAATTTAACATAgatatttgaattagaaaaaacataaaacaatatatagattaaatttcgtttttaaattttagaattagtagTTTATTTTCGTTCTTATACACTTAAACACCCTAGAGAAAAGGTTGtgaggaatgagggaggtggGTAAGGGTTTAaaggtttcttgtttttttatttattttgtgaatgaaaattatttaaatacccTTGAcctttaaaacttagaatctatAATATATGAGGGTATTTTCGTCTAccaaaacccggtacacattgttaaaatgtaccaactgaaaaataatgcgtagacaaaaatacccttatatatcatgattctatgttttaaggttaaggatattttaataattttcattctcaaaactaaaaaaaaaaagagaaatccccaaacccttactcacctctctcgtTCCTCttaatcctttctctttcatctctctcactccaacctttttaAAGAGTtaagtcattgacatattcaccttctaTTCACCTTCTATTCACCTTCTATTCACCTTCAAgtaaaggttcattcaagatctctccaatttcaccatcttcactaacctctttAATtccatcatctgcatatgttgaatcatcatctctaaaaaaaactctccaggccaattaccaattccttgagatgtcattatgcttgtgaaaattagataaaattatataggataaaaattataaaattaaaactcattataaaatcattttttgtaagaaattgtttaacaacgagtgtttctgattttttccaggccaattaccaattccttttatgtcattatgcttgtgaaaattagataaaattagataagacaaaaattataaggatatttttgtctactaaaacccggtacacattgctaaaatgtaccaactgaaaaacagacgtacgcacgttagcaaacccatatatatatatatatatatatatatatatatatatatatatatatatatatatatatatatatacaataacatattaaaagagtatatagataaaaaattcTTGAATAAAATAGCAACAAAAATTTGCGTTTGACAATTTATGGTTGGGTCAAATTTTTAGTGTGGTTGGATGAtatctatataatatattttgatactAAAGCTAGTAAATAATAGATCAGAATAATATTAATggaatgttatatatatatatatatttgaaagtgatattttatagttttatttatagtggttgttataaatttgtatttttttgttagtttaatCACGGTTCAAATATAccttaattttgacattatcAGGTTAATTCGTcattaatgaattaataatattgttCGGTTAAGGTGATAGGTCACGGATGATGTCTAAGAGATCAGTACATGATGACTAGTAGAAAAAGTTTGGCTGAGAGTGGTCGTTCAAGAGAAACTCGGCTAAGAAGAGTTCGACTCATAATAACCAGTTAAGAGGATCTCGATTTAAGATGTCaacagttttgaaatttaaaccgtttaattaataattgatgGTTCAAGATTAACTGATGAAACATAATGTACATACGACAACTAATATAAAAgagatatttattaatattaaatataaatatttattataattaactataaatatttattaatattaaatataaatatttattaatattagatataaatatttattaatattagatATAGATGAAAGAGTTGTTGTAatctttaagaaataaaagaatgaaaagattTTAACTTGGTATTTATATCTACTAAACGATATATTCTTAATGACAATCAGTGTATTTACGAATTCAAGAtagatattttgaattataaaaaacataaaacaatatatagattaaatttcattttaaaatttttgaattagTAGTTTATCTTCGTTCACTTAAACACCATAGAGAAAGGGTTgggaggaatg
This genomic window contains:
- the LOC108333490 gene encoding transcription factor MYB101 gives rise to the protein MARTVSNNDITNDETGDDSNATTKEEGEVKGRVRKGPWTPSEDAILVEYVKKHGEGNWNSVHKNSGLFRCGKSCRLRWANHLRPNLKKGAFSPEEEQIIIDLHSKLGNKWARMAAQLPGRTDNEIKNFWNTRMKRRQRAGLPIYPPELHAEATAFNLQHRYLEDIPHSSFALLLSSCYPKKLDDPSQTNGFNANPLQNHPDSANFYINPCLKHFKFSNDNGGSTNLALPLSPLSQYGSSSSTLLNHSFGDHGIISGSPYESFPLVSGSTPDISSNQTPTPASSYASGVDGLMGSSTMANNNNNNNDYYEVAPLSPPGNSGLLDALVMEAQGLSHNNKSKNEEDPTLAGKLSCKRKNMEYADEGRTEPMVSAMKKNSSNCTTTENQRDDDNSFSQLSKGKKVMREDPMEEMNSMDDDLFSLLNQFPLETPMPEWYRRGESQSLGLENQPNASPPDPADQEYAWTLGTCWNNMPSIC